The genomic stretch ACGGCGATGGTGGTGATGGTGGACGCGGTGATGGCGCGCTGCACCTCTTCCGCGCCCAGGGCGGCGGCGGCGCGGGCGCGCAGCCCCATCTCGCGGTGGCGGAAGATGTTTTCCAGCACCACGATGGAGTTGTCCATCAGCATCCCCACACCCAGCGCCATTCCGCCCAAGGAGAGGATGTTGAGCGACACCCCGGTGGCGTGCAGCAGGGCGAAGGTGGCGATCAGCGAAATGGGGATGGCGAGGGCGATGGCCACGGGATACCGCGCCTCGCGCAGGAACAGAAACAGGACCAGAAACGCCAGTACGCCGCCCAGGAGCACTTCCTGAACGACGTTGGCCAGCGCGTCGGAAATGAACCCCGCCTGGCTGACCGCGATTTCCAGCGACACGTCCGGGTACTCGCGGCGCAGCTGGACCAGCGTTTCCTCTACCTGGCTGGCGACGCGCACCGTGTTGGCGTCCGCGTTCTTGAACACCATCAGCCCGACGGATTCCTGGCCGTTGTAGCGCGCCAGCGACTCCCGCTCGCGGAATCCGTCCTCCACCCGGGCCACGTCGCGCAGCAGCACGCGGGCGCCGGTGCTGTCCGCCCCCGGCCCGGCGGCAGAGCGGCGCAGGGGCACCTCCGCAATCTCCGCCACGCCGCGCAGCTCGCCCAGCGTGCGCAGCGAGTAGCGGTAGCGGCCGCGGCGGATGGTTCCGCCCGGCGCGGAGGCGTTGGACTCGCGCAGCGCCAGCGCCACGTCATCCACCGTGAGGCCGAAGCTTTCCAGCGCGCGCGGGTCCACGTCCACGTGAATCTCGCGCTCGGAGCCGCCGGTCACCTGCGCCTGCGCCACCCCGTCAATCTGCTCCAGCCGCCGCTTGAAGACCGACTCCGTCAGCTCCTTGAGCCCCGGAAGGTCGCGCCCGCCCGCCACGGAAAGCGCCATGATGGGCTCGCTGCGCGGGTCCGTGCGCAGTACCACGGGGCGCGCGGCCTGTTCGGGAAGGGCGTCGCGCACGTTGTCCAGCCGCTCGCGCACGTTGAGCGCGGCGAAGTCCATGTCCGTGCCCCAGGCGAACCGGGCGGTAACCAGCGAGGCGCCCTCGCGGGTGACGCTTTCCACGCCCTGCACGCCGGGCACGGTGCTGATGGCCTGCTCCACCTGTTCGGTGATGAAGCGCTCCACCTCCGCCGGGGCGGCTCCCGCGTCGGTGGTGTAGACCACCAGCCGCGGATACGCCACGTCCGGCAGCAGGTCGATGGGAAGGCGAAAAAAGGAGAGCAGGCCCAGGAACACCACGCCCAGAAAGAACATGGCGACGGCGACCGGCCGGTCGATGGCGATGCGCGGCAGCGACATGCGGCTCAGGTCCGAAGGGGCGGGGTCAGGGCGCGGCGGTGTCGCCGGTGCGCTCGCGCAGCGTGGCGAGCGCGGTGGCGAACTCGAACCGGGTGCGAAGGGCGTCGCGCTCGGCGCGGGCGGCGCGCTCCACGGCGTCGGTGAGTTCGGTGGAGGTCAGCGAGCCCACCTGGTACTGCCGGCGCGCCAGCTCCAGCCGGCGGCGGTTCAACTCCACCGATCGCTCGGCCAGCGCGGACGCGGAGTACGCGTTGCGAAGCTCCACCAGCGCCGCGCGGATGTCGCGCTCCACCCCCAGCTGCTCGCCGCGGGTGTCCTCGAGCGCGGCGTTGCGGCTGGCCCGCGCGGACTGGATGCGCGACGAGTTCTGGTACTGCGTAAAGAGGGGATACGAGAGGCCGATGGAAAAGCTGGCCGCCTGGTCCAGCGGATTGGGCTCCACCAGCCCGGAGTAGTCGCTGAACTGCTGGGTGCGGCCCAGCGATGCGCCCATGGTAAGGCGCGGCCAGCGCCCCGCCCGCGCCGCGTCCAGCCGGTACTCCGACTGGCGGGCCGCGGCTTCCGCGCGTGCCAGCCGGGGATGCGTCGCCAGCGCGCGGGCCACCAGGGCGTCCGCGTCCAGCGTGGAGGGATCGAACGGATCGGAAGGGCGGTCGGTGAGCGCCACCGGCGGCCCGCTCAGCACGCCCATGGACTGCCGCAGGTCCAGCTCCGTGCGGCGGGCGTCGCCGCGCGCCCGGTCCAGTGCCTGCTCCTGCTCGGCGACGGTGACTTCCGCGGTCAGCACGTCCAGCGGCCCGCGCACGCCCACGCGCAGCAGCGTCTGCGTGCTCCGCAGCCGCTCGCGCGCGGATTCCAGCAGTTCTTCTTCCAGGCGGATGGCGTTGGACGCGCGCACGGCCTCCCAGTAGCGGCGCTCCACCTCGCCGCGCACCCGCAGCGCTTCCGTGCCCACGCGGGCCTCGCTGGCCTGCAGGCCGGCGCGCGCGGCGCGGGTGTCCTTGAGCCGCGCCCCGTTGTCGAACAGGGTGAACTGGTCCACCGACAGGCTCTGCGACACCGAGCTGTTCTGGAAGTCGAGCGGGTCGTCGCGCACCACGGTGTTTCCGAATTCGTCCTGCCCCGTGAACTTGCGACTGTATCCGCCGCCGGTGCGCAGGCCCAGGGATACGGAGGGCAGAAAGGCGCCGCGGGCGCGCAGTACGTCCGCCTCGGCGCTGGCCACGTCGGCCTCCACGCGGCGGAACTGCGGATTGTTCTCGGCGGCCACGCGCTGCGCCTCCGCGAGCGAGAGCGGCACCGTGTCGGACTGCGCGGCCAGCGAAAAGGGGGCAAGCGCGGTGAGCACCGCGGCTGTGAGCAGGCGCTTCATGGTGTTCCTGGAGTCGTAACGGGAAGCAGGGCCGGCGCCGTCAGTCGGGACGGCCGCCGGCGGATCGTACGTCGTCCACCAGGCGGACGCGGGCGTCGTGAATCAGGGTGTAGTGGCCGTCCACCAGCACGGTTTCGCCGGGGGCCACGCTGTCGGTGTCCATGCCGGAAACGATCTCCACCACGGAGTCGTTCTGCAGCCCCGTGGTCACGTAGCGCCACTTGGCCTGCCCCGAACCGCCCGCTCCGTCAAAGACGAACAGCATGGTGCGCCGGTCGCGCTCCAGCAGCGCCGCGCGGGGCACCAGGACGCGGTTGGCAAAGCGCCGCGCCTGCAGTGAGACGCGCGCGTACATTCCGGGAAGAATGCGCCCGCCGGGGTTGGGAACCAGCACGGTGACGCGCGCGGTGCGGGTGCCGCTTTCCACGATGGGGTTCAGCGTCTGGATGCGGCCGGTGAACGCCTCGCCCGGAAAGGCGGCGAAGCTCACGGTGGCGGTGTGGCCCGGCGCCAGGTGGGCGAGTTCGCTTTCCAGCACCTGCACCTGCACGCGGATGGGGTCCAGCGAAACCAGCGTCATCAGCTCGTCGCCCTGGCGCACCCACTGGCCGGGCACGGCCTTGAGCGAGGCCACGCGCCCGGCGAACGGCGCGGCCATGCGGGTGCGCGACAGGTCCAGCCGGGCGCGGCGCACGCGCACCTCCGCCGCCTCCACGCCGCTGCGCGAGCGCGCCGCCGCCTGCCGGTCGGCGCGCACCTGCGCGTCGGTGATCTGGTCGTCCAGCAGCGTGGCTTCGCGAAACTTGCCCTGCGCCTCGGTGAGCGCGGCCTGCGCTTCTTCCACGTTCAGCGCGTATTCCGCCCCGTCCAGCCCGGCCACCGGCTGCCCCGCGCGCACGGCGTCGCCCTCGCGGATGGGGAGCGACGTCACCCGGCCGGTCACCTGCGCCACCAGCACCGTCTTCTGCCACGCCTCGGCCTGGCCGGCGGCGCTCACCGACATTACCAGGTCGCCGCGCACCGCCTTGCTCCCCTGCACGGGGATGGCGACGTCGGTGGCGAACGTGCCGGACGCGGAGGTCTGCACCAGCGCCGCCGGGGCTTTTTCCCGGGCGGGTTCGGCGTCGTCGGACTTCTGGGTGCGGCGGTAGATGGCGGCACTCAGCACCGCGACCGTGGTCACGGCGAGGACGGCTGGGGCGAGGCGGCGCAGGGGGGACATGGAACTCATGAGCAGGGGCAGAACCAGGATCCGCGGGGGACCAAAAGGTAACCGAAAAACCGGATAATCGCAAATGGTGTCGGAACATGCGTTACCCGCCACGGGCAGCATGTTCCGGGGGTGATAGACGCCATCCGACGGCCGAACGTTGCCCGGCCTCGCACGCAGGTACGCGGCGGGTTCGGGTGCTCGCCGCGCGCCGGGAAACGCGGGCGGTCCGGCGGCTTCTTCATCGCCCGGGGTCTTTTCGCCTCCGTCCTCGGCGCGGAACAGCGCGGTGGAAGCGGAGATGTCGGACGTCTTCGGAGGATGATCGTCCGCTGGCGATCGGGCGGGCGATCTGCGCCGGGTTCCGCGGCGCGCGTTCGGTCGGAGACGGCATCGTCCGGGAGCGGTGGATGCCGTTCATCCTGCCGTTTAGACGGTCTCGCGAGCGCTTGTTCACCCGCGCCGGCGGCGCGGCCGCGGATCGGCGTGCTGATCGGCCGATCAAGATTGTCGTAATACTTGCGTAGTGGCGTCCGGGTTCCGGGCGGAGATGGCTATCCGATGGTCCGCCGTCGTCCTTCATCCACGGTTGCGGGGACGAGACCTGTCGCGCGGTCCAATCATCCCCAAGCGGCGTGTGTGCAACCTGCATCCGGATCGCGCCGCTTGGCAAGAATTTTCGCGAAACGAAGCTCGCCCGCGGGCCGGAGGTGGCCTGGGAACGATCCCTCTGCGTCGCCTCGTGACGCACTTGCCGCGCGGCCCGCGCCGCCCGGCCTGGCGGGCGCGTGCTGACGGTCATCGCCGCCGGCTCGGGTCGGCCGGCGTGAGTGAACAGTCATCGGCGACGCGCCGGCCCCTCTTGTCTGCGCGGGAAGGTGGCCGCACTTTCCGCCGCTCTCCATCCTCCGCCGGACCCGTCCCCGTATCCACCTCCATGCGAAACCGTCTTCCCCTCCTGGGCTGGGCCGTGGTGGGCCTGCTGGGCGCCGCCGCGCTCGGCGTCATCGCCCTGCACCGCGGCGAAACCATCAACGCCGCGTGGATGGTGGTGGCCGCCATCTGCACGTACGCCGTGGCCTACCGCTTCTACGCCCGCTTTCTCTCCACGCGCGTGCTGGAACTGGACGACCGGCGCGCCACGCCCGCGGAGCGGCTGGACAACCATGTGGACTTCATCCCCACCAACCGCTGGGTGCTGTTCGGGCACCACTTCGCGGCGATCGCGGGGGCGGGGCCGCTGGTGGGGCCGGTGCTGGCGGCGCAGTTCGGCTATCTGCCCGGCACGCTCTGGCTCATCATCGGCGTGGTGCTGGCGGGGGCGGTGCAGGACTTCGTGATCCTGTTCGCCTCCATGCGGCGCGACGGCAAGTCGCTGGGGCAGATGGCGCGCGAGGAGATCAATCCCGCGGCGGGGATCATCGCCATGGTCGCGGTGCTGTGCATCATGGCCATTCTGCTGGCCGTGCTGGCGCTGATCGTGGTGAACGCGCTGGCGCACTCGCCGTGGGGGCTGTTCACCATCGCCTGCACCGTTCCCATCGCGCTGCTGATGGGGTGGTGGATGCACTCCTTTCGCCCCGACCGCGTGGGCGAGGCGTCGGCCATCGGCGTGGTGCTGGTGCTGGCGGCCACGGTGGGTGGCAAGTGGGTGGCGGCGGACCCCGCGTGGGCAGCGTTCTTTACGGTGGAGAAGACCACGCTGGTGTGGCTGATGGCGGGATACGGATTCATTGCCTCCGTCCTTCCCGTCTGGGTGCTGCTCTGCCCGCGCGACTACCTCTCGACGTTTCTGAAGATCGGGACGATTACCGCGCTCGCCGCCGGCATTCTGCTTACGCTGCCGGAAGTGCGCATGCCCGCGGTGACGCAGTTCGTGGACGGCACCGGGCCCGTGTTTTCCGGCAAGCTGTTTCCGTTCGCGTTCATCACCGTGGCGTGCGGGGCCATCAGCGGATTTCACGCGCTGGTGGCGTCGGGAACCACGCCCAAGATGCTGTCGCGGGAGTCGGATGCGCGGCTGGTGGGCTACGGCGCCATGCTGATGGAGTCGTTCGTGGGGGTGATGGCGATGGTGGCGGCGGGGGTTCTGGATCCGGGCGTGTACTTCGCCATCAACGCGCCGGCGGGCGTGGTGGGCGGCACGCTGGAGGCGGCGACGCGCACCATTGCCGCGTGGGGCTTCGTGGTGACGCCGGAGCAGATGCAGGCACTGGCGGCGTCCGTGGGGGAAGAGACGCTGATGGCGCGAACCGGTGGCGCGCCGTCGCTGGCGGTGGGGATGTCGCAGATCTTTTCCGGGGTGATCGGCGGGCCGGGGCTGGCGGCGGTGTGGTACCACTTCGCCATCATGTTCGAGGCGCTGTTCATCCTCACCACCATCGACACCGGCACCCGCGTGGGCCGCTTCATGACGCAGGAGCTGCTGGGATACGTGTGGAAGCCGCTCGGTCGCACGTCGTGGTATCCCTCCATCATCCTTTCCAGCGGGCTGGTGGTGGGCGGATGGGCGTACTTTCTGTACCAGGGCGTCATCGATCCGCTGGGCGGCATCAATTCGCTGTGGCCGTTGTTCGGCATCAGCAACCAGCTGCTGGCGGCGGTGGCGCTGTGCGTGGGGACGACGGTGCTGATCAAGGCCGGCAAGGCGCGATACGCGTGGACGACGCTGCTGCCGCTGGCCTGGCTCGCGACGGTGACGTTTACCGCGGGGTGGCAGAAGGTGTTTGCCGCGGACCCCAAGCTCGGCTTCCTGTCGCAGGCCCGCGCGATCGAAGCCGCGCTCGCGGCGGGCGGGCTTCCCGCCGGTGCGAAGACGGTGGACGCCGCGCGGCAGATGATCTTCAACGCGCGGATGGACGCGGTGGTGGCCTCCGTCTTCATGGCCGTCGCCGTCCTGGTGCTGGTCGTCTCCATCCGCGAGTGGATTCTGATCCTGCGCGGCCGCAAGCCCGCCGTGATGCACGAGGCGCCGTTCGTGGCGACGCAACTCGGGCTGGCGGGGGATTGATGGCGGGTCGGTGCTTTCCCTCCCGGACAGGGAGCGATCCCTTTGATGAGGGAAGGCGATGAGTGGCTCGGGACGAGTATTCCTGTGCACCGCCGCGGTGGCGGTCGCGGGAGCGTTGGCGTGCGCCGACCCGCCGCCCCGGAACGCGGCCGGGATCGCCGGCGTGGGGTGCTACGCCCTTGTCCGGCGCGACAGCCCCACGGTTTCCGTCGCGCGGATGATGCCCGACACGGTGGAACTGGATTCCGCCGCTCAACTGAATCCGGACGGCCGGCCGCACCCGCGATGGCCCCTGAAGCTCCATCCCGTGAGTCACCGCCGCGATATCCGTGTGGATACGATCAACACGCAGGCCGGGCCCAAATTGCTCCCGGAGCCGGACTGGGACCGGAACTTCGCCATGATGGGGTGGCGCTTCACCCCGGCGCGATCCGTCGACGCCGTGCTGCATCAGAACATGGGACCAAGCTGGGAGCTGCACTTTCGGATTACGGGTGACTCATTGCGCGGGCGCGCGGAGTACTATGATGATGGTCCGTACACGTTCACCATTCCGCTGATCGGCAGGCCCGTTCCCTGCCGTCCCCGCACCGCGCCATGAGCGCCCGCGTGCCTGAGCGGCACTCCCGGATCTCACGCCTCTGCGCGGTGGCTGTTCTTCTGCTGGGCGCGGCGTGCGGCCCCCGGTGGGCGCCTGATCCCGGCCCTGGTCCCGTCGCGCTGGACTGGAGTTCGCTGGTGGGCTGCTACCGGCGCGATACGATGCGGTTTTCGCTCGACTCGGTGCCGTTCGTGAGCCGGTTCCAAAACGGGACCCGCCGGGCGGTCTCCTCCACACGGCGCGCCAGTGACGTGTACTGGTATCTCACGGGCCGCAACACCGTCGTTCTGGTGATGGATGACCATCTGCACAGGACGACCGCGGAGTTCGTGGTTCGCGGCGACAGCCTGATCGGCCGCGCGTGGACGTACACGGACGTGGCCCGCGGACCCGCGCTCCCCTACGCGTTCGACGCGGTTCGTGATCCGTGCGGAGACGGGATCGACCAGAGCGACGGATTCTGAGCGGCGGCCCGCGCGCGGAGCGCGATCGGGGGCGCCCATGGGAGGTGATGGATGGACGGTACAACGAAGTTCTTCGACGCGCTGTACGCCGCGTTCAACGCGCACGACGTGGATGGCGTACTGGCGGCGATGCACCCGGACGTGGAGTGGCCCAACCGCCTTCATGGCGGCTGGGTGCACGGGCACTCCGCCGTGCGCGACTACTGGACGCGGCAGTGGCAGGTCCTGGATCCGCGCGTGACGCCCGTGCGCGTGGTGGCGGATGAGGAAGGCAACGTTGCCGTCGACGTGCACCAGGTCGTGCACGACAAGGCGGGGGTGCTGCTTCTGGACCAGCCGGTGCGCCACGTGTACCGCTTCCGGGGCGGGCTGATCGTCCACATGGACATCCAGCCCGCCGATGCCGAACTGATCCCGCCGGACTGAGCACCGCACGAATCTTCACCCATCCGGAATGATGATGTTTCCCCGCCGCGTGGATCGCGGTCTGATCGCCAGCCTCGCCATAGGCCAGCTTCTGGTCCTGCTCCGATGGATCCTGGAGGAGCGCGCCGAGGGTGTCGGGCTCGGCCCCATGGCACTGCTTGGACTTGCCGCCGGGCTGTGGCTGTACCTGATCGTGCGGACCGTGCGCAGAATGGCCCGGTGGAAGAAGGAGCTTTCTCCCCTCACCTACAGACTGGGCGTGCTCGGGATGGGGATCGGGCTGTGGCTGCCGGATTCCGTCGCAAACGCGGTACGGCACAGCGGGGGGATGGAGCACGTGTTCTCCGCGACCTTCCTGTGGTACCTCCTGTTCCGGGCCGCCATCGGATTCCCCATCGCCATGTGGGCCGGGTACTGGTTCAGCCGGATCATGGGATTGGATGCGATGCTGGCACTGGTGAGCGAGCGATTGCGCTCCGCGCCGCCCCATGGTTCCGGGCCGGGTGCTCAGGCCAAGGATCGGGGATGAACGCGCCCGCGCAGCAGTTCCGCGTCCACTGGGCGCGCGTGGACCTTCGCTCCGCGGACAGCGTCCTCTTCGCTGTCTGGCCGTCGCCGGTAAACGCGGACGAGTGCTTTCGCGCGGCCGGCTTCACGGATTTCGGAGACGCGGATGATGTGTGGGATGAGGAGGCGGAGTCGCTGCTGCAGCGGATGGTGGAGGCGCTGAGCGCGTACGGCGAGCCGCGCCTGGCCAGCACGCCGCTGTCTCCGCTTCCGCGCTGGCGCGACCGCCTGCGGGGCCGCGCGCCCGGGCCGCTGCCGCTTATCGATCAGTTGCTGGGGCCAATGCGGTGGGACAGCCTTCCAGACGCGATCGTGGAGTTCGGATCGCCCGCCGTGTCGCTGCGCGGCGGCAGCGGGCACTTTCTCCTCTGGATCACCCTTCCCGCCACGGACGCGGAACGGTTTGAGGACGCGCTCCCCGGTATCGCCGGCGGGCATCCGCTGGTCCGCACCGATCTCGCCTGGGAGCACCTGCTGCCGGGTCCGTGGCGCTCCCACGGTGGATCCTGACGCCCATCCCGCTCGTCCCTCCGTTCTCAATCGACCGATGAACGAATCCCGCTCGCTGCTCCAGCACTTTCTGGCCGCGCTGGCGTACCGCACGCAGAAGGCGCTGCGCGGCGCCCCCGCGGACTTCGGGGACTTCCGGGCCGGCACGCACGTGCGCACACCGCACGAGCTGCTCTGGCACATGACCGGGCTGATGGGCTACGCGCGCACCATGCTGCACGGCGGCGACTTCGCCCCGCCGCCGCTGCCCTCGCTGGCGGACGAGGTGGAGCGCTTTCACGCGACGCTCACCGCGCTCAGCGCGGACTTCGCCGATCCCGCGCTGAACGCGTCCATCAGCGATGCGCAGTTCTTGCAAGGCCCGCTGGCCGATGCCATGACGCACGCCGGACAGCTCGCCATGCTGCGCAGGCTGGCGGGCGCGCCCGTGGCG from Longimicrobium terrae encodes the following:
- a CDS encoding TolC family protein, translated to MKRLLTAAVLTALAPFSLAAQSDTVPLSLAEAQRVAAENNPQFRRVEADVASAEADVLRARGAFLPSVSLGLRTGGGYSRKFTGQDEFGNTVVRDDPLDFQNSSVSQSLSVDQFTLFDNGARLKDTRAARAGLQASEARVGTEALRVRGEVERRYWEAVRASNAIRLEEELLESARERLRSTQTLLRVGVRGPLDVLTAEVTVAEQEQALDRARGDARRTELDLRQSMGVLSGPPVALTDRPSDPFDPSTLDADALVARALATHPRLARAEAAARQSEYRLDAARAGRWPRLTMGASLGRTQQFSDYSGLVEPNPLDQAASFSIGLSYPLFTQYQNSSRIQSARASRNAALEDTRGEQLGVERDIRAALVELRNAYSASALAERSVELNRRRLELARRQYQVGSLTSTELTDAVERAARAERDALRTRFEFATALATLRERTGDTAAP
- a CDS encoding efflux RND transporter periplasmic adaptor subunit, translating into MSSMSPLRRLAPAVLAVTTVAVLSAAIYRRTQKSDDAEPAREKAPAALVQTSASGTFATDVAIPVQGSKAVRGDLVMSVSAAGQAEAWQKTVLVAQVTGRVTSLPIREGDAVRAGQPVAGLDGAEYALNVEEAQAALTEAQGKFREATLLDDQITDAQVRADRQAAARSRSGVEAAEVRVRRARLDLSRTRMAAPFAGRVASLKAVPGQWVRQGDELMTLVSLDPIRVQVQVLESELAHLAPGHTATVSFAAFPGEAFTGRIQTLNPIVESGTRTARVTVLVPNPGGRILPGMYARVSLQARRFANRVLVPRAALLERDRRTMLFVFDGAGGSGQAKWRYVTTGLQNDSVVEIVSGMDTDSVAPGETVLVDGHYTLIHDARVRLVDDVRSAGGRPD
- a CDS encoding carbon starvation CstA family protein — protein: MRNRLPLLGWAVVGLLGAAALGVIALHRGETINAAWMVVAAICTYAVAYRFYARFLSTRVLELDDRRATPAERLDNHVDFIPTNRWVLFGHHFAAIAGAGPLVGPVLAAQFGYLPGTLWLIIGVVLAGAVQDFVILFASMRRDGKSLGQMAREEINPAAGIIAMVAVLCIMAILLAVLALIVVNALAHSPWGLFTIACTVPIALLMGWWMHSFRPDRVGEASAIGVVLVLAATVGGKWVAADPAWAAFFTVEKTTLVWLMAGYGFIASVLPVWVLLCPRDYLSTFLKIGTITALAAGILLTLPEVRMPAVTQFVDGTGPVFSGKLFPFAFITVACGAISGFHALVASGTTPKMLSRESDARLVGYGAMLMESFVGVMAMVAAGVLDPGVYFAINAPAGVVGGTLEAATRTIAAWGFVVTPEQMQALAASVGEETLMARTGGAPSLAVGMSQIFSGVIGGPGLAAVWYHFAIMFEALFILTTIDTGTRVGRFMTQELLGYVWKPLGRTSWYPSIILSSGLVVGGWAYFLYQGVIDPLGGINSLWPLFGISNQLLAAVALCVGTTVLIKAGKARYAWTTLLPLAWLATVTFTAGWQKVFAADPKLGFLSQARAIEAALAAGGLPAGAKTVDAARQMIFNARMDAVVASVFMAVAVLVLVVSIREWILILRGRKPAVMHEAPFVATQLGLAGD
- a CDS encoding nuclear transport factor 2 family protein gives rise to the protein MDGTTKFFDALYAAFNAHDVDGVLAAMHPDVEWPNRLHGGWVHGHSAVRDYWTRQWQVLDPRVTPVRVVADEEGNVAVDVHQVVHDKAGVLLLDQPVRHVYRFRGGLIVHMDIQPADAELIPPD